The nucleotide window TCACGGCAACGGCTCCTCGCGGTAGAGCTTCGCGATGTGCCGCGCCGCCGAGACCACCAGCATCGCGCCCATCCCGGCGATGGCCACCGCGCCGCCCACGTCGAAGAGGCGGAAGGCGCGGCCGAACAGGTGCGCCGTCGGCCAGCGCAGCAGCGCCAGGTTGCCGGCGATCAGCAAGATCCGGATCTCGGTCGGCCCGAAGCGCCAGAACGACATGTGGAAGCTGCCCAAGGTGTAGGTCGCGAGGTAGACCTCGGCCGAGAGCATGAGGAAGGCGATGAGCATGCCCAGGGCGATGCCGGGATGGACGTACCCGGAGAGCGCCAGCCCGCCCATCAGGAAGAAGGCGCCGAAGGTGTCGAGCACGTGGTCCACGTAATAGCCGTAGCGGGGGCGCTGGCAGTTGCGCACGCGCGCCAGGGTGCCGTCCAGGCTGTCGCCCAGCCAGTTGAGCGCGATGAACAGGCAGGCCGGCAGCAGCGCGGGCGCGTCGAAGCGCGCCAGGGCGTAGGAGGCTCCCGCCAGCAGCATGGCGGCGGCGCCCAGCGCGGTGAGGTGATCGGAGTTGATGCGCGCCGGCAGGCGCTCCGCCAGCCAGACCAGCATCTTCCTTTCGACGGCGGAGGTCAGGCTCTCCTGGATGCGGGGCGCCGGGCGGAAGGCCGGAACTGCTTTGGCGCCGGCAGCCAGCCGCTCCTTTCCCAGCCCCGGCAGATCCCAGTACGAGTGGCGCGTGGACATGCGTTTCCTCCTGCTCGCCGCCCACTCTGTTCCGAAGCCAGAGGCACGGCAATGCACGCCACATCAACTGCGAAGCAAGCGGAGTTCAGGCTGGAAGCCATTGCAAACAAAGCGGTTGAGGGTTGCCCTCGACTTGGCTCAGAAGGCCGGCGGCATGGCCTTCAGGCCCATTTCCTGAAGCAAGAGAGCGTCTTCGTCGGGCGCGGGGTTGGGCGTGGTCAGCAGGCGCTCGCCTACGAAGATGGAGTTGGCGCCGGCCAGGAAGCAGAGCGCCACCGCCTCGCGCGACATCTGCTGGCGCCCCGCGGCCAGGCGCACGCGCGAGCGCGGCATGAGCAGGCGCGCGGTGGCGATGGCGCGCACCATCTCCAGGGGATCGAGCGGCGGCTGCGCGGCCAGCGGCGTCCCTTCGGCCCGCACCAGCATGTTGATGGGCACGCTCTCAGGATGGGGGTCGAGCGAGGCCAATTGCTGCAACAGGCCGATGCGGTCGTCCTCGCTCTCACCCATGCCCAGGATGCCGCCGCAGCACACGGTGATGCCGGCCTGGCGCACCGCCGCCAGCGTCCGCAGCCGCTCTTCGTACACGCGTGTGGTGATGATGCGGCCGTAGAACTCGGGCGAGGTGTCGAGGTTGTGGTTGTAGGCGGTGAGGCCCGCCTGCTTGAGGGCGCGCGCCTGCGCGCCGGTCAGCATGCCCAGGGTGCAGCAGACCTCCAGGCCGAGCGCCGCCACGCCGCGCACCATTTGGAGCACGCTCTCGAACTCTTCGCCCTCGGGCGCCTGGCGCCAGGCCGCGCCCATGCAGAAGCGGGTGGCGCCCTCGTCCTTGGCGCGGCGTGCCGTGGCCAGCACCTCTTCAGGATCGAGCAGCACCTGGCGCTCCACGCCGGTGGGGTAGTGCGCGCTCTGCGGGCAGTAGGCGCAGTCCTCAGGACAGCCGCCGGTCTTGATGGAGAGCAGGCGGCAGAGCTGGACTTCGTCGGGGACGTTGTGCTGCCGGTGGACCTGCTGCGCGCGGAAGAGCAGCTCGGGCAGGGGCAGGCGGTAGAGCGCGGCGACTTCGGCGCGGCTCCAGTCGTGGCGGAGTTCCGCCGGCTGCGGCGTGGTCGCGGAAACGGACACGGTGCGGCTCCTTCAAAAGCTCTCGATATTACACGCTGCCGGGGCGCCTGCGAACCGCTTCGCAGCGAAGGGGAAGAGCATCACCACAAAGGGCACCAAGGAGACACGAAGGACACAAAGGAAACGGCTAGAAGAAGGCTGTGTGCAGACAGCGCGGGTCGAGGCGCTCGAGCCCGGCGGCGCGGGCGGCGTCCAGGGCCTGCTGGAACTCGTCGCCGGTGATGCCGTGGCCGATCTCCGGGAACTCGGTGTCACTGACCCGTCCGGCGGGGCGGTACTGCGCCATCAGGTTAAGGAAGGTGTCGGGGCCGAGCTCGCGCGCGATCCACTGCAGGATCGCGGGCGTGCCGGCCACTCCGCCCGGCATCACCAGGTGGCGCAGCAGCACGCCGCGCAGCGCGATGCCCTCTTCATCGGTCACCAGCGCGCCCACCTGGCGGTGCATCTCGCGGATGGCGGCGCGCGCCGCCTCGGGATAATCGGCGGCCTTGGCGTAGCGGCGCGCCGTCTCCGGCTCCCAGAACTTGAAGTCGGGCATGTAGACGTCCACCACGCCGTCGAGCAACGCCAGCGAGTCCAGCGAGTCGTAGGCGCTGGTGTTGTAGACCAGGGGCAGGCGCAGGCCGCGCTCCACCGCCAGCGGCAGCGCCTCCAGGATCTGCGCCACCACGTGCTCCGGGGTGACGAAGTTGAGGTTATGGCAGCCGCGCTCCTGCAGCCACAGCATCATGCGGGCCAGTTCTTCTGGAGATGTGACTGCGCCCTCGCCGTGGAGGCTGATCTCCGCGTTCTGGCAGAAGACGCAGCGCAGGTTGCACCAGGAGAAGAAGATGGTGCCCGAGCCACGGCGGCCGCGCAGGCAGTCCTCCTCGCCGAAGTGGGGGAAGGCGCTCGAGACCACGGCGTAGCGCCCGCTGCGGCAGACCGCCTTCTTGTCCTCCAGGCGGTTGACGCCGCAATCGCGCGGGCACAGCCGGCAGTCGGCGAGCTTGGCCAGCGCCTGCTGGGCGCGCCGGCGCAGCTCACCCGACTCGTGCAGCCGCAGGTAGGCGGGCTGGAACGAGGCGCGGGGCAGGATGTAGGAGCGGGGAGCCATTCGTTCTCAGCGTAGCGCGTGGCGAAGTCCGAGGCAGTGACGGCGGTCACGGTTGCGGCAGCTGCGCCCGCCCCGCTAGACTCGCCGCATGCGCGCCATGGTGCTGGACAGCGCAAAGCCGGCCGAGCACAATCCGCTCCAGCTGCGGGATGTGGCCGCGCCCGAGCCGGGCGCGGGCGAGGTGCGCGTGCGCGTCTCCTGCTGCGGCCTCTGCCATACCGACCTGCACACGATCGAAGGCGACCTGCCTCTGCCCAAGCTGCCGCTCATCCCCGGCCACCAGATCGTGGGCGTGGTGGAGGCGCGGGGCGCGGGCGCGCGCCGCTTCCGCGAAGGCGACCGCGTGGGCATCCCCTGGCTGCATGAGACCTGCGGGCAGTGCGCCTACTGCCGCCGCGGCAGCGAGAACCTGTGCGACCGCGCTCGCTTCACCGGCTACCACGTGGACGGCGGCTACGCCGAGAGTGCGGTGGTCGGCGAGGAGTTCGCCGTCGCCATTCCTGCCGCCTTCGACGACGCGCATGCCGCGCCCCTGCTGTGTGCCGGGATCGTCGGCTACCGCAGCTTGCGTCTGAGCGGCGCGCGCAAGGGCGACCGCCTGGGGCTCTACGGCTTCGGCGCCGCCGCCCACATCGTGCTGCAGTGCGCCCGCCACCTGGGCTGCGAGGTCTGGGTCTTCACCCGTAGCCGCGAGCATCAGGACCTGGCGAAGAAGCTGGGCGCGGGGTGGGTGGGCGCGGCGGGCGACCAGGCGCCGGGGCAACTCGATTCCGCCATCCTGTTCGCGCCCGCGGGCGGGCTGGTGCCGCCGGCGCTGGCCGCGCTGCGCAAGGGCGGAACGCTGGCGCTCGCCGGCATCACCATGAGTCCCATCCCGCAGCTCGACTACTCGAGCCTCTACCACGAGCGCGTGGTGAGGAGCGTGGCCAACGCGACGAGAGAGGACGCGCGCGACTTCCTGGAGCTGGCCGCCCAGGTCCCGGTACGCACCGAGGTCGAGATGTTCGAGCTGCAGCAGGCCAACGCGGCGCTGCAGGCGCTGAAGTCCAGCCGGATCCAGGGAGCGGGCGTGCTGCGGGTCAGCTAGCGTTCCACGTGGAACAGCGTGGGCAGCAGCTCGCCGGCCTTGCCCTCGAAGCAGTGGTCGAAGTAGTGAAGGTTGGCGGGGCTCTCGGGGCCGACGTAGAAGCTGCGGGCGCCGGGGCGGCCGCCGGAGGCGCGCACGAAGCTGGCGGCGGGCTCGACCACGCCCGAGCTGCCGAC belongs to Terriglobales bacterium and includes:
- the bioB gene encoding biotin synthase BioB → MSVSATTPQPAELRHDWSRAEVAALYRLPLPELLFRAQQVHRQHNVPDEVQLCRLLSIKTGGCPEDCAYCPQSAHYPTGVERQVLLDPEEVLATARRAKDEGATRFCMGAAWRQAPEGEEFESVLQMVRGVAALGLEVCCTLGMLTGAQARALKQAGLTAYNHNLDTSPEFYGRIITTRVYEERLRTLAAVRQAGITVCCGGILGMGESEDDRIGLLQQLASLDPHPESVPINMLVRAEGTPLAAQPPLDPLEMVRAIATARLLMPRSRVRLAAGRQQMSREAVALCFLAGANSIFVGERLLTTPNPAPDEDALLLQEMGLKAMPPAF
- a CDS encoding CDP-alcohol phosphatidyltransferase family protein; the protein is MSTRHSYWDLPGLGKERLAAGAKAVPAFRPAPRIQESLTSAVERKMLVWLAERLPARINSDHLTALGAAAMLLAGASYALARFDAPALLPACLFIALNWLGDSLDGTLARVRNCQRPRYGYYVDHVLDTFGAFFLMGGLALSGYVHPGIALGMLIAFLMLSAEVYLATYTLGSFHMSFWRFGPTEIRILLIAGNLALLRWPTAHLFGRAFRLFDVGGAVAIAGMGAMLVVSAARHIAKLYREEPLP
- a CDS encoding zinc-dependent alcohol dehydrogenase family protein — its product is MRAMVLDSAKPAEHNPLQLRDVAAPEPGAGEVRVRVSCCGLCHTDLHTIEGDLPLPKLPLIPGHQIVGVVEARGAGARRFREGDRVGIPWLHETCGQCAYCRRGSENLCDRARFTGYHVDGGYAESAVVGEEFAVAIPAAFDDAHAAPLLCAGIVGYRSLRLSGARKGDRLGLYGFGAAAHIVLQCARHLGCEVWVFTRSREHQDLAKKLGAGWVGAAGDQAPGQLDSAILFAPAGGLVPPALAALRKGGTLALAGITMSPIPQLDYSSLYHERVVRSVANATREDARDFLELAAQVPVRTEVEMFELQQANAALQALKSSRIQGAGVLRVS
- a CDS encoding radical SAM protein is translated as MAPRSYILPRASFQPAYLRLHESGELRRRAQQALAKLADCRLCPRDCGVNRLEDKKAVCRSGRYAVVSSAFPHFGEEDCLRGRRGSGTIFFSWCNLRCVFCQNAEISLHGEGAVTSPEELARMMLWLQERGCHNLNFVTPEHVVAQILEALPLAVERGLRLPLVYNTSAYDSLDSLALLDGVVDVYMPDFKFWEPETARRYAKAADYPEAARAAIREMHRQVGALVTDEEGIALRGVLLRHLVMPGGVAGTPAILQWIARELGPDTFLNLMAQYRPAGRVSDTEFPEIGHGITGDEFQQALDAARAAGLERLDPRCLHTAFF